A single window of Mycobacterium sp. ITM-2016-00318 DNA harbors:
- a CDS encoding general stress protein — translation MTSPFQPGQTPGTTPGAPTTPARGPAALPTPPKGWPIGSYPTYAEAQRAVDHLSDAEFPVQQVTIVGVDLMQVERVTGRLTWPKVLGGGVLTGAWLGLFIGLILGFFSENPWASLITGLVAGVFFGLITSAIPYAMARGTRDFSSTMQLVAGRYDVLCDPQNAEKGRELLARLAI, via the coding sequence ATGACCAGCCCCTTCCAGCCCGGGCAAACCCCCGGCACGACACCGGGAGCGCCGACGACTCCGGCCCGCGGACCTGCCGCCTTGCCGACGCCGCCGAAGGGCTGGCCGATCGGTTCGTATCCGACCTACGCCGAGGCGCAGCGCGCGGTGGACCATCTGTCCGATGCGGAGTTCCCTGTCCAGCAGGTGACGATCGTCGGCGTCGACCTGATGCAGGTCGAACGGGTCACCGGCCGGCTGACCTGGCCCAAGGTCCTCGGCGGCGGCGTGCTCACGGGCGCATGGCTCGGCCTGTTCATCGGGCTGATTCTCGGCTTCTTCAGCGAGAACCCGTGGGCGTCGCTGATCACCGGCCTGGTCGCGGGTGTCTTCTTCGGCCTGATCACGTCGGCGATCCCGTACGCGATGGCTCGCGGCACAAGAGATTTCAGTTCCACGATGCAGCTCGTTGCGGGCCGCTATGACGTGCTCTGCGACCCGCAGAACGCCGAGAAGGGCCGGGAACTGCTGGCGCGCTTGGCCATCTGA
- a CDS encoding DUF4190 domain-containing protein — protein MNSMTNPGGDSSETPTSDTGSSSSEPTSGAYEAPSIEQSQQRDDESAPQPATEHFTPPAEQHVPPAQPAGEQSTPGHAASSAFDTPPTGYPPAPDPGQGGYPPPYPQAPPYPQSPPYPPSPAYPPPPPGFPQAGAQQPGYPPPYPDPSGFGGQPGYGAQSYPPPPYGAAPTGYPPPPSSYPAQGYAGGYGGGYGQPQPETNQLAIWSLVASLIGILCTLGSLVGIGLGFVALNQIKENRQGGHGLAIAGIAVGIATLIISIIWTVFALSA, from the coding sequence TTGAACAGCATGACAAATCCGGGTGGGGACTCCTCCGAAACGCCAACATCCGACACCGGTTCAAGCTCGTCGGAGCCGACATCGGGCGCGTACGAAGCGCCGTCGATCGAGCAGTCGCAGCAGCGGGACGACGAGTCGGCGCCGCAGCCCGCCACCGAACACTTCACCCCGCCTGCCGAGCAGCACGTCCCGCCTGCGCAGCCGGCAGGCGAACAGTCCACTCCGGGACACGCCGCGTCGTCGGCTTTCGACACACCGCCGACCGGTTATCCGCCTGCTCCGGATCCCGGCCAGGGCGGTTACCCGCCGCCCTACCCGCAGGCACCGCCCTACCCGCAATCACCGCCCTACCCGCCGTCACCGGCCTACCCGCCGCCTCCGCCCGGTTTCCCGCAAGCCGGTGCACAGCAGCCGGGCTATCCGCCGCCTTACCCCGACCCGTCGGGGTTCGGTGGGCAGCCCGGATACGGCGCACAGTCCTACCCGCCGCCCCCGTACGGCGCCGCACCGACCGGCTATCCGCCGCCGCCCTCGTCGTATCCGGCACAGGGGTATGCCGGCGGGTACGGCGGTGGCTACGGGCAGCCGCAGCCGGAAACCAACCAGCTGGCGATCTGGTCGCTGGTGGCCTCGCTGATCGGGATCCTCTGCACCCTTGGCTCGCTCGTCGGGATCGGCCTCGGGTTCGTCGCGCTGAACCAGATCAAGGAGAACCGTCAGGGCGGCCACGGGTTGGCGATCGCCGGCATCGCCGTCGGCATCGCGACGTTGATCATCAGCATCATCTGGACCGTGTTCGCGCTCAGCGCCTGA